A section of the Ornithinimicrobium sufpigmenti genome encodes:
- a CDS encoding CHAT domain-containing protein, with product MQVLDADLLAGEALEAVATQPGTAYIVMVDRLHHPPRLVTMQAGSARKHLTRADPAVPARTALRLDELGAATTLDVLDTADGWRGARPGTVVLRGRSVLGIHIGGGGTRGGGRTVPVEGARKAVPVASGPAEAHASTVGRTGSARSDGDVARFRAFPRVTGPTSAPAGTPFQVEVGFAGEARSAEDRPVIRPNAAALLTFEVQVDGFGFRFPQGMRQPLTIERDDPENATVSFTVVADDVRANIDRSIEVVFSIDGGVVGRAWCDITVLPAGRGKHGDLATDEPAGPSWTAGASGLSTGGGSQIGTADTNQADLTVTILSQQGRPELHWLFQSPHDVARPDYQVETSLPVANAQAFAEQLMAQLPALKGSGLLGNTLRGLGLRVSQVLPIEFWRLLAAVWEKVQAEQANRVPTLMLVTREPFVPWELAWVEGDQHVPAACLPGGRRSDGSVAAEPNQQLGVLWSVGRWIDPEPQSLGPALPVSPPDAVVDATTMAVVVGDYNVTGIADLPAAVEEANHLILSYDAVPVDIEEDQVLRLLNDLLTRGETPYRPAVVHMAAHGKVGLTAQQHTGIVLRDKRVVDPASIEGSKLGRASRPFVFLNACQVGTASIVLSSYGGLASAFLVSGCRGFLAPLWNVDDDVARDISLTFYEQTLDEGIPVGEAVRRIRETFRADTETTASATPMAYVFYGHPNLVLRRPKES from the coding sequence GTGCAGGTCCTCGATGCGGATTTGCTGGCAGGCGAAGCCCTGGAGGCCGTCGCTACGCAACCAGGTACGGCATACATTGTGATGGTTGACAGGCTCCACCACCCGCCGCGCCTGGTCACCATGCAGGCCGGCAGCGCACGGAAGCATTTGACTCGAGCCGACCCGGCGGTCCCGGCTCGAACGGCGCTGCGGCTTGACGAACTCGGGGCCGCCACCACCCTAGACGTCCTCGACACTGCCGACGGCTGGCGGGGGGCGAGGCCGGGAACGGTCGTCCTGCGGGGAAGGTCTGTGCTCGGCATTCACATCGGCGGCGGCGGCACCCGTGGAGGGGGTCGCACGGTGCCCGTCGAGGGTGCGCGTAAGGCTGTGCCTGTGGCGTCGGGCCCGGCCGAGGCGCACGCCTCGACGGTGGGCCGAACTGGTTCGGCGCGCAGCGACGGCGACGTCGCCCGCTTTCGCGCCTTCCCGCGGGTGACGGGCCCGACCAGCGCTCCGGCAGGGACGCCGTTCCAGGTCGAGGTCGGCTTCGCCGGCGAAGCGCGGTCAGCCGAGGACAGACCGGTCATCCGGCCGAATGCGGCCGCCCTGCTGACCTTCGAGGTCCAGGTGGACGGGTTCGGGTTCCGTTTTCCTCAAGGTATGCGGCAACCCCTGACCATCGAGCGGGACGACCCGGAGAACGCGACGGTGAGCTTCACGGTGGTCGCCGACGACGTCCGGGCAAACATCGACCGGAGCATAGAGGTCGTATTCTCGATCGACGGCGGCGTGGTCGGTCGCGCCTGGTGCGACATAACCGTGCTGCCTGCCGGGCGCGGCAAGCACGGCGACCTAGCCACCGACGAGCCCGCGGGTCCGAGCTGGACAGCCGGGGCGTCCGGACTCAGCACCGGCGGCGGCTCGCAGATCGGCACCGCGGACACTAACCAGGCCGATCTGACGGTCACGATCCTCAGCCAGCAGGGTCGGCCAGAGTTGCACTGGCTCTTCCAGTCGCCGCACGACGTCGCCCGCCCGGATTACCAGGTCGAGACCTCGCTCCCGGTCGCTAACGCCCAGGCGTTTGCCGAGCAGCTGATGGCTCAGCTGCCGGCGCTGAAAGGATCCGGGCTGCTTGGCAACACCCTTCGCGGGCTGGGTCTGCGGGTGTCCCAGGTGCTGCCGATCGAGTTCTGGCGGCTGCTGGCCGCAGTCTGGGAGAAAGTCCAGGCGGAGCAGGCGAACCGGGTGCCCACGCTCATGCTGGTCACCCGCGAGCCGTTCGTGCCCTGGGAACTGGCCTGGGTGGAGGGCGACCAGCACGTGCCGGCCGCCTGCCTGCCAGGGGGGCGCCGGTCTGACGGCTCCGTCGCCGCGGAGCCCAACCAGCAGCTCGGCGTCCTGTGGTCGGTGGGCCGATGGATCGATCCGGAGCCGCAGAGTCTCGGCCCAGCCCTCCCGGTCAGCCCTCCGGACGCGGTGGTCGATGCGACGACGATGGCGGTCGTGGTCGGGGACTACAACGTGACCGGCATCGCCGACCTCCCCGCCGCGGTGGAGGAGGCCAACCACCTGATTCTCAGCTATGACGCCGTGCCCGTCGATATCGAGGAGGATCAGGTGCTTCGGCTTCTGAACGACCTGCTGACGCGGGGTGAGACGCCTTACCGGCCCGCGGTCGTGCACATGGCTGCGCACGGGAAGGTCGGCCTGACTGCCCAGCAGCACACCGGGATCGTCCTGCGCGACAAGCGGGTCGTCGACCCTGCATCTATCGAGGGGTCGAAGTTGGGCCGTGCCTCGCGGCCGTTCGTCTTCCTCAACGCCTGCCAGGTGGGCACCGCCAGCATCGTGCTGAGCTCCTACGGCGGTCTGGCGTCTGCGTTCCTCGTCTCCGGGTGTCGCGGCTTCCTTGCGCCGCTGTGGAACGTCGACGACGACGTGGCCCGGGACATCAGCCTTACCTTCTACGAGCAGACGCTCGATGAGGGCATCCCCGTGGGCGAGGCAGTACGCCGGATCCGGGAGACGTTCCGCGCCGACACGGAGACGACCGCGTCCGCGACGCCGATGGCCTACGTGTTCTACGGCCACCCGAACCTCGTGCTGCGCCGTCCGAAGGAGTCCTGA
- a CDS encoding esterase/lipase family protein yields MPVALQSVPVDLGEGVTLEAPGLVGTAERQPGLMGGRSVEEPNATAALQFALAQQEFVQQHAVEVRAEEDKFAVDGLVTRGGAPGMTLRVPDLGERQPQVLMMADEAGVITWHLPEVDPTDPTKVAFTVDRTVAQDPAVAQDADVADRGLVATVGTKLLTVFVVPLVEKAIGLTSRALVKAYENRSRPQGIRWLTPSGFRTAGADPVTDWSLLGEGRTLLLLHGTASSSHGSFQGLHEDDFGALHTAYQGRVLAFDHHTLSADLDDNVAELLVHLPRGRRIAVDLLSHSRGGLVGRAVAKAMSVPDAPLDVRSLVYVATPNGGTPLADPRHIRAYLDRVTTMVNLIPDGPWSVVTDTLSGLLTVVRSLLAGTVQELPGLAVMRPDDDRLRRLPFLGEFGAKEYAVDVEFEPTGRLLRLVRGVDGLVDSVFKGEANDIVVPTDGVARVTGRADLNLGADQHVALGQTEFFWHCAMFSQRATGEALTRWLAAPLLAEP; encoded by the coding sequence ATGCCAGTCGCACTGCAGTCGGTTCCCGTCGACCTGGGCGAGGGGGTGACCCTCGAGGCTCCCGGGCTCGTCGGCACGGCCGAGCGGCAGCCCGGCCTCATGGGCGGGCGGTCGGTGGAGGAGCCGAACGCCACTGCTGCGCTCCAGTTCGCCCTGGCCCAGCAGGAGTTCGTGCAGCAACACGCGGTGGAGGTGCGGGCGGAGGAGGACAAATTCGCCGTCGACGGCCTGGTCACGCGCGGTGGCGCCCCTGGCATGACGCTGCGGGTTCCCGACCTGGGGGAGCGACAGCCGCAGGTGCTGATGATGGCCGACGAGGCCGGTGTGATCACCTGGCACCTTCCGGAGGTCGACCCCACCGACCCGACTAAGGTCGCGTTCACCGTGGACCGCACGGTGGCCCAGGATCCCGCCGTCGCCCAGGACGCAGACGTCGCCGACCGCGGTCTGGTCGCGACCGTGGGCACCAAGCTGCTGACGGTGTTCGTGGTGCCGCTGGTCGAGAAGGCGATCGGCCTGACTAGCAGGGCGCTGGTCAAAGCGTACGAGAACCGGTCGCGCCCGCAGGGGATCCGCTGGCTGACCCCGTCCGGCTTCCGCACCGCCGGTGCTGACCCGGTCACCGACTGGTCATTGCTCGGAGAAGGTAGGACGCTCCTCCTACTGCACGGGACTGCGAGCTCAAGCCACGGCTCCTTCCAGGGATTGCATGAGGACGACTTCGGTGCGCTGCATACCGCCTATCAGGGCCGCGTCCTGGCGTTTGACCACCACACGCTGTCCGCCGACCTCGACGACAACGTGGCCGAGCTGCTGGTCCACCTGCCGAGGGGCCGTCGGATCGCGGTAGACCTGCTCTCCCACAGCCGAGGCGGTCTAGTCGGGCGCGCCGTCGCTAAGGCGATGAGCGTTCCGGACGCTCCGCTCGATGTGCGCAGCCTCGTCTACGTCGCCACTCCCAACGGGGGCACCCCGCTGGCGGACCCTCGGCACATCCGGGCCTACCTGGATCGGGTCACCACCATGGTGAACCTGATCCCCGACGGACCCTGGTCCGTGGTCACCGACACGCTCTCCGGCCTGCTCACCGTGGTGCGGTCACTGCTGGCGGGCACGGTCCAGGAGCTGCCTGGGCTGGCCGTGATGCGGCCCGACGACGACCGGCTGAGAAGACTGCCTTTCCTCGGCGAGTTTGGGGCCAAGGAGTATGCCGTCGACGTGGAGTTCGAGCCGACCGGCCGGCTGCTTCGGCTGGTTCGCGGCGTGGACGGGCTTGTGGACAGCGTCTTCAAAGGTGAGGCCAATGACATCGTCGTGCCCACCGACGGCGTCGCCCGGGTCACCGGCCGCGCCGACCTCAACCTTGGCGCTGACCAGCATGTCGCGTTGGGGCAGACCGAGTTCTTCTGGCATTGCGCGATGTTCTCCCAACGAGCGACCGGCGAGGCGCTCACCCGGTGGCTGGCCGCACCCCTGTTGGCCGAACCGTAA
- a CDS encoding CHAT domain-containing protein translates to MTVLGELYAAVQRGDGDAWLAAHPQHVNAETGRAAYDEARRALAQGDPRAGPWSLAAQAIFYLAGEHEAAIKASLLRFTVNYATAKTPEEYGQVRQALLRLADAADAVDCPSVAGEARIIAADCSFWTRAALPEAEAEVQKELARQLLEDTVAAWEGGAAHAEVAQVEQLTSLTIQVLDLWLGRVESMFAEDVQGLLARLVRAAHACVPHDVFDRPEEAMKRSVLARSLTDAAVRLDLGVPSSLADRLATALALAASEGQQEAWAVACRAILVDGARAFDRESLDRLRKAFYEVHDPRARFRSRLGRLMQAARLDELVGEDLAHLVRIDTPDVAQIFHLTETASARTLLDGLDGLLTTPDDELCTILERTATDFPPALTDDPVLVEMRLLSQLPVGSEDALAELEERSAQVGAGYAGVADPTDLRSVQRLLRPGEVMLRYVLPHRWSHPAYLPGVVVLTAADATYVRLPDLDAHQVTTARFTIDDRSPLDTSALGNAVLKTRLAMSSVPRPPGPLAKDYLTAMHELLLAPVRETGLADDCDHWVVVPQRSLHLVPWMALRDDAGRWLLDDAAVTVVPSGSVWSRLRQRREGQVRRLGVLADPLVGYAGLPQLPGAMKEMELLTAAWRGRGLTVEPFAQEDATFEALSRAAARCDVIQVAAHGSFPGDAALFDHQLLLSPELDHPGPVTADAIRRLDAANVGCVVLSVCDGGAYRVGRGDEPYGLVPALLEAGARSVIAAQWAVDDDRARALMSRTGELLAQHPPAQALRQACIELRESAPDGDWTHAAFVAISG, encoded by the coding sequence ATGACTGTGCTCGGAGAGCTCTATGCCGCGGTTCAACGGGGTGACGGCGATGCGTGGTTGGCAGCCCACCCACAGCACGTCAACGCCGAGACCGGCCGGGCGGCGTACGACGAGGCCCGCCGCGCCCTCGCGCAAGGTGATCCGAGGGCCGGACCGTGGTCTCTAGCCGCGCAGGCAATCTTCTACCTTGCAGGTGAGCACGAGGCGGCTATCAAGGCGTCGCTGCTGCGGTTCACCGTCAACTACGCCACCGCAAAGACCCCGGAGGAGTACGGCCAGGTCCGCCAAGCCTTGCTCCGCCTGGCAGACGCCGCGGACGCTGTGGACTGTCCGTCGGTGGCTGGGGAGGCACGGATCATCGCGGCCGACTGCTCGTTCTGGACTCGCGCCGCCCTCCCCGAGGCCGAGGCGGAGGTCCAAAAAGAACTGGCCCGGCAGCTGCTCGAGGACACTGTCGCCGCCTGGGAGGGTGGCGCGGCGCACGCCGAGGTGGCGCAGGTCGAGCAGCTGACCAGCTTGACCATCCAGGTCCTCGACCTCTGGCTTGGGCGCGTCGAGTCCATGTTCGCTGAGGACGTGCAAGGCCTGCTCGCGCGATTGGTGCGGGCTGCTCACGCTTGCGTGCCGCACGACGTGTTCGACCGCCCGGAGGAGGCGATGAAGCGTTCGGTGCTGGCGCGGTCGCTTACCGACGCCGCGGTCCGGCTCGACCTCGGTGTGCCGTCCAGCCTTGCCGACCGGCTGGCCACCGCGCTGGCCCTCGCCGCCTCGGAAGGCCAGCAGGAGGCATGGGCGGTCGCCTGCCGGGCGATCCTCGTCGACGGTGCCCGGGCGTTCGACCGCGAGTCGCTCGACCGGCTGAGGAAGGCGTTTTACGAGGTGCACGACCCGCGAGCACGATTCCGCAGCCGGTTGGGCCGATTGATGCAGGCTGCTCGGCTGGACGAGCTGGTCGGGGAGGACCTCGCCCACCTCGTGAGGATCGACACCCCCGACGTGGCCCAGATCTTCCACCTCACCGAGACCGCCTCGGCTCGCACTCTCCTCGACGGCCTGGATGGGCTGCTGACCACCCCGGACGACGAACTCTGCACGATTCTGGAGCGCACGGCGACCGACTTCCCACCCGCGCTAACAGATGACCCGGTCCTCGTGGAGATGCGGCTGCTGAGCCAGCTACCGGTAGGATCTGAGGACGCTCTGGCGGAGCTGGAGGAACGGTCCGCCCAGGTCGGGGCAGGCTACGCGGGCGTCGCGGACCCTACGGACCTGAGGTCCGTGCAGCGGCTGCTGCGGCCGGGGGAGGTGATGCTCCGCTACGTGCTCCCTCACAGGTGGTCGCACCCCGCGTATCTCCCCGGTGTGGTGGTGCTGACGGCAGCGGATGCGACATACGTGCGGCTGCCGGACCTTGACGCCCACCAGGTGACGACGGCGCGGTTCACGATCGACGATCGCAGCCCCCTTGACACCAGTGCACTCGGTAACGCGGTGCTGAAGACCCGTCTCGCCATGTCTTCAGTCCCCCGTCCCCCGGGCCCGCTCGCCAAGGACTACCTGACCGCCATGCACGAGCTGTTGCTCGCACCAGTGCGGGAGACCGGGTTGGCCGACGACTGCGATCACTGGGTCGTGGTGCCCCAGCGTTCGCTGCACCTGGTGCCGTGGATGGCGCTGCGGGACGACGCAGGCCGGTGGCTGCTCGACGACGCCGCGGTGACGGTGGTCCCCAGCGGGTCGGTGTGGTCACGTCTCCGCCAGCGGCGGGAAGGCCAGGTACGGCGGCTGGGTGTGCTGGCGGACCCGCTCGTGGGTTATGCCGGTCTGCCACAGCTACCGGGGGCAATGAAGGAGATGGAGCTGCTCACCGCCGCATGGCGAGGTCGGGGTCTCACGGTGGAGCCGTTTGCCCAAGAGGACGCGACCTTCGAGGCGCTTTCCAGGGCGGCCGCAAGGTGCGACGTGATCCAGGTGGCCGCGCACGGGTCATTCCCCGGCGACGCGGCGCTCTTCGACCACCAGCTGCTGCTCTCTCCCGAGCTGGACCACCCCGGTCCGGTGACCGCGGACGCGATACGCCGACTCGATGCGGCGAACGTGGGCTGCGTCGTGCTGAGCGTGTGCGACGGCGGCGCCTACCGAGTTGGGCGGGGGGATGAGCCCTACGGGCTGGTCCCCGCGCTCCTAGAGGCTGGCGCTCGCTCGGTGATCGCTGCCCAATGGGCGGTCGACGACGACCGAGCGCGTGCGCTGATGTCGCGGACCGGTGAGCTGCTGGCGCAGCACCCCCCCGCCCAGGCCCTCCGGCAGGCGTGCATCGAACTGCGAGAATCAGCCCCCGACGGCGACTGGACGCACGCCGCCTTCGTCGCAATCAGCGGCTGA